From a single Sparus aurata chromosome 13, fSpaAur1.1, whole genome shotgun sequence genomic region:
- the fez1 gene encoding fasciculation and elongation protein zeta-1 encodes MEAPLVCLDEEFDDLRPCPMDELDYPELNHSSYSTTTTTTVPLASITREDFSELENFSEMMSFKSMEDLVNEFDEKLNVCFHNYNTKTEGLAPIRNQSHSQEEEERLQDEDVWDALTDNYITTWDAPASEGHNGNLSDQEIHEKEEEEMNEKNDNANCLNEEPLITADQVIEEIVEMMENSPDPGETEEEDEEESSPCSSRNNPSLLEEIRQLSQASNNNCSYEGLSLMPSSALVELLHRVEAAIREYSEELVNQLARREELEFEKEVKNTFITALMEVQNRQREQRDNSKRRRRDKALSLQGGGIPTVNAGNTGPTEKTGTMPVKRFSMEGLSNILQTGIRQTFGSTGSDKQYLNTVIPYEKKGTPPSVEDLQMLTKILYAMKEDSEKVPTLLTDYILKVLCPT; translated from the exons ATGGAAGCCCCTCTTGTGTGTTTGGATGAGGAGTTTGATGACCTCCGGCCATGCCCCATGGATGAGCTGGACTACCCAGAGCTCAACCACTCCTCTTACtccactaccaccaccaccactgttCCCCTGGCCTCCATCACCCGCGAGGACTTCTCTGAGCTGGAGAACTTCTCTGAGATGATGAGCTTCAAGTCGATGGAGGACCTGGTCAACGAATTTGACGAGAAGCTCAATGTCTGCTTCCACAATTACAACACCAAGACGGAAGGCCTGGCGCCCATACGCAACCAGTCACACagccaggaggaagaggagaggctgCAGGATGAAGA TGTGTGGGATGCTCTAACGGACAACTACATCACCACCTGGGACGCCCCCGCCTCAGAGGGACATAACGGCAATCTTTCTGACCAAGAG ATCCacgaaaaagaggaggaggagatgaatgAGAAGAATGACAATGCCAACTGCCTGAACGAAGAGCCTCTTATCACAGCTgatcag GTCATTGAGGAGATAGTTGAGATGATGGAGAACTCTCCAGATCCTGGGGAAactgaggaagaggatgaagaggagagcagTCCCTGCTCATCCAGGAATAACCCCTCCTTGCTGGAGGAGATCAGGCAGCTGTCACAGGCCTCCAACAACAACTGCTCTTATGAAG GCCTAAGCCTGATGCCCAGCTCAGCACTTGTTGAACTGCTGCACCGGGTGGAGGCGGCCATCCGCGAGTACTCAGAGGAGCTGGTCAACCAGCTGGCTCGGCGTGAAGAGCTGGAGTTTGAGAAAGAGGTGAAGAACACGTTCATCACGGCCCTGATGGAGGTGCAGAACAGGCAGAGGGAGCAACGAGACAACAGCAAACGCCGGCGCCGGGACAAGGCTCTGAGCCTGCAGGGGGGAGGGATTCCTACTGTGAATGCAGGGAATACAGGCCCCACTGAGAAGACCGGGACCATGCCCGTCAAG CGTTTCAGCATGGAGGGTCTCTCTAACATCCTGCAGACGGGCATCAGACAGACATTTGGGAGCACAGGGAGTGACAAACAG TATCTAAACACAGTTATtccgtatgagaagaaaggcACCCCTCCATCTGTTGAAGACCTGCAGATGCTCACAAAAA TTCTTTATGCCATGAAGGAGGACAGTGAGAAGGTGCCTACACTGCTAACTGACTACATATTGAAAg TCCTGTGTCCTACCTAA